One part of the Mycolicibacterium aromaticivorans JS19b1 = JCM 16368 genome encodes these proteins:
- a CDS encoding aldehyde dehydrogenase family protein: protein MSTTELVNPATEESLRTVELTDVAGVDDAVARARVAQKVWAAQAPAERAAALRAFAAAVDAHVGELAALEVANSGHPIGAAEWEAGHVRDVLQFYSATPERLSGKQIPVAGGLDVTFNEPMGVIGVITPWNFPMPIAAWGFAPALAAGNAVVLKPAEWTPLTSMRLGELAVQAGLPKDLFQVLPGRGSVVGERFISHPDIRKIVFTGSTEVGTKVMAGAANQVKRVTLELGGKSANIVFADCDLERAAATAPYGVFDNAGQDCCARSRILVQRSVFDKFMELLEPAVKGLVVGDPAARDTEMGPLVSRKHFDSVAAYVPDDTNVAFRGSAPSGPGFWFPPTVLTPGRSDRTVTEEIFGPVVAVLPFDDEADAIALANDTEYGLSGSIWTDNLSRAVRVSRAVEAGNLSVNSHSSVRYNTPFGGFKQSGLGRELGPDAPLHFTETKNVFFAVEES from the coding sequence TTGAGTACAACCGAACTGGTCAATCCGGCCACGGAAGAGTCGCTGCGCACGGTGGAGCTCACCGATGTCGCCGGTGTCGACGACGCCGTTGCGCGCGCCAGGGTCGCCCAAAAGGTCTGGGCCGCACAGGCGCCCGCCGAGCGGGCGGCCGCATTGCGGGCGTTCGCCGCCGCAGTCGACGCGCATGTCGGGGAGCTGGCCGCCCTGGAGGTCGCCAACTCCGGTCACCCGATCGGCGCGGCCGAGTGGGAGGCCGGCCATGTGCGCGACGTGCTGCAGTTCTATTCGGCCACCCCGGAGCGCTTGTCGGGCAAGCAGATTCCGGTGGCCGGTGGCCTGGACGTGACGTTCAACGAGCCGATGGGTGTGATCGGGGTTATCACGCCGTGGAACTTCCCGATGCCGATCGCGGCGTGGGGCTTCGCGCCCGCGCTGGCCGCAGGCAACGCGGTGGTGCTCAAACCGGCCGAGTGGACGCCGCTGACCTCGATGCGGCTCGGTGAGCTCGCGGTGCAAGCCGGCCTGCCCAAGGACCTGTTCCAGGTGCTGCCCGGCCGCGGTTCGGTGGTCGGGGAGCGGTTCATCAGCCACCCCGATATCCGAAAGATCGTGTTCACCGGTTCGACCGAGGTCGGCACCAAGGTGATGGCCGGGGCGGCCAACCAGGTCAAGCGGGTCACCCTGGAGCTTGGTGGCAAGAGCGCCAACATCGTGTTCGCCGACTGCGATCTGGAGAGGGCCGCGGCCACCGCACCCTACGGCGTGTTCGACAACGCCGGGCAGGACTGCTGTGCGCGCAGCCGGATTCTTGTGCAGCGCAGCGTGTTCGACAAGTTCATGGAACTGCTCGAGCCGGCAGTCAAGGGCCTGGTCGTCGGTGATCCCGCGGCCCGGGACACCGAGATGGGGCCGCTGGTGTCGCGCAAGCACTTCGACTCGGTGGCGGCCTACGTACCCGATGACACCAACGTCGCCTTCCGCGGCTCGGCGCCGAGTGGACCCGGTTTCTGGTTTCCGCCGACGGTGCTCACCCCTGGGCGCTCCGACCGCACCGTCACCGAGGAGATCTTCGGACCGGTCGTGGCGGTGCTGCCGTTCGACGACGAGGCCGACGCCATCGCGCTGGCCAACGACACCGAATACGGTCTGTCCGGGTCGATCTGGACCGACAACCTGTCGCGGGCAGTGCGGGTGTCCCGCGCGGTGGAGGCGGGCAACCTGAGCGTGAATTCGCATTCGTCGGTCCGGTACAACACCCCGTTCGGCGGCTTCAAACAGTCCGGGCTGGGCCGCGAACTCGGTCCGGATGCACCCCTGCACTTCACCGAAACCAAGAACGTCTTTTTTGCTGTAGAGGAGAGCTAG
- a CDS encoding gamma-glutamyl-gamma-aminobutyrate hydrolase family protein gives MGLTTYLQQAQTGVWDVHASFLPGIYIEGVTLAGGIAILLPPQPVDAGIVERILDGVDGLIVTGGRDVDPSAYGHDAHPATDLPDRVRDAWELALVAAALRRHLPVLGICRGAQVLNVALGGTLHQHLPDVVGHTRHQQGNAVFTTSTIRTVAGSRLAGLIGESTDAQCYHHQAIDRLGDGLMISAFDGEGVIEAVEAPGDDFVLAVQWHPEETLDDLRVFAGLVEAARAYTTERVN, from the coding sequence GTGGGCCTCACGACGTATCTCCAGCAGGCTCAGACCGGTGTCTGGGATGTGCACGCGAGCTTCCTGCCCGGCATCTACATCGAAGGCGTCACGCTTGCCGGGGGCATCGCCATACTGCTCCCGCCCCAACCGGTGGACGCCGGCATCGTCGAGCGGATCCTGGACGGCGTCGACGGTCTGATCGTCACCGGCGGCCGGGATGTCGACCCGTCCGCATATGGCCATGATGCGCACCCGGCCACCGACCTGCCGGACCGTGTTCGTGACGCCTGGGAGCTCGCGCTGGTTGCCGCGGCGCTACGGCGGCACCTGCCGGTGCTCGGCATCTGCCGCGGGGCGCAGGTGCTCAACGTGGCACTGGGCGGCACACTGCACCAGCACCTCCCGGACGTCGTCGGGCACACCCGTCATCAGCAGGGCAACGCGGTGTTCACGACCTCGACGATCCGCACCGTGGCGGGTAGCCGGCTGGCCGGGCTGATCGGCGAGAGCACGGATGCGCAGTGCTACCACCACCAGGCCATCGACCGGCTCGGTGACGGACTGATGATCAGCGCCTTCGACGGTGAGGGTGTGATCGAGGCCGTCGAGGCGCCTGGCGACGATTTCGTCCTGGCCGTGCAATGGCATCCCGAGGAAACCCTGGACGATCTTCGCGTGTTCGCCGGCCTGGTCGAGGCGGCCCGGGCCTACACAACGGAAAGAGTGAATTGA
- a CDS encoding glutamine synthetase family protein: protein MVAAGEIDTVIVAFADMQGRLTGKRISAELFVDDVAAHGAECCNYLLAVDVDNNTVGGYAISSWETGYGDMVMTPDFSTLRRIPWLSATALVMADLSWTDGRPVNQAPRSILRKQLDRLAERDMCAVAATELEFMAFDTTYRDAWKSGYRNITPATDYNIDYAMLASTRMEPLLRDIRNGMAGAGMYCEGVKGECNLGQQEIGFRYADALVTCDNHTIYKNGAKEIADQHGKSLTFMAKYDEREGNSCHIHISFRGTDGSAVFADDSDELGMSPMFRSFIAGQLATLRELTLFYAPNINSYKRFVDGSFAPTAIAWGMDNRTCALRVVGHGSGMRMECRAPGGDVNQYLAVAALIAGGLYGIDNGLELPDAVDGNAYTSGAERLPTTLAEAAALFEGSTVAREVFGDDVVEHYLNNARVELAAFNSAVTDWERVRGFERL, encoded by the coding sequence ATGGTGGCCGCCGGTGAGATCGACACGGTGATCGTGGCCTTTGCCGACATGCAAGGCCGGTTGACCGGCAAGCGGATCTCGGCCGAATTGTTCGTCGACGACGTCGCCGCCCACGGCGCCGAGTGCTGCAACTACCTGCTGGCGGTGGATGTCGACAACAACACCGTCGGCGGCTACGCGATCTCGAGCTGGGAGACCGGCTACGGCGACATGGTGATGACCCCGGATTTCAGCACGCTGCGCCGCATACCGTGGCTGTCGGCCACCGCGCTGGTAATGGCCGATCTGTCGTGGACCGATGGCCGGCCGGTGAACCAGGCGCCGCGCAGCATTTTGCGCAAGCAGCTCGACCGGCTCGCCGAACGCGATATGTGTGCGGTCGCCGCGACCGAACTCGAATTCATGGCGTTCGACACGACCTACCGCGACGCCTGGAAGTCCGGTTACCGCAACATCACTCCGGCGACCGACTACAACATCGACTACGCGATGCTGGCGTCGACCCGGATGGAGCCGCTGCTGCGCGACATCCGTAACGGGATGGCCGGTGCCGGCATGTACTGCGAGGGCGTCAAAGGCGAATGCAACCTCGGCCAGCAGGAGATCGGGTTCCGGTACGCCGACGCACTGGTCACCTGCGACAACCACACGATCTACAAGAACGGCGCGAAAGAGATCGCCGATCAGCACGGCAAGAGCCTGACGTTCATGGCGAAATACGATGAGCGGGAAGGGAACAGCTGCCACATTCACATCTCGTTCCGTGGTACCGACGGCTCCGCGGTGTTCGCTGATGACTCCGACGAGCTCGGCATGTCGCCGATGTTCCGCAGCTTCATCGCCGGTCAGCTCGCCACGCTGCGCGAGCTGACGCTGTTCTACGCACCGAACATCAACTCCTACAAGCGGTTTGTCGACGGCAGCTTCGCGCCGACCGCGATCGCGTGGGGCATGGACAACCGCACCTGCGCGCTGCGGGTGGTCGGCCACGGGTCCGGGATGCGGATGGAGTGTCGCGCACCCGGCGGTGACGTCAACCAGTACCTTGCGGTGGCGGCGCTGATTGCCGGCGGGCTGTATGGCATCGACAACGGGCTGGAGCTGCCCGACGCGGTCGACGGCAACGCCTACACCAGTGGAGCCGAACGGCTGCCGACCACGCTGGCCGAGGCGGCCGCGCTCTTCGAGGGTTCGACGGTGGCGCGCGAGGTGTTCGGCGACGACGTCGTGGAGCACTACCTGAACAACGCTCGCGTCGAGTTGGCGGCGTTCAACTCCGCGGTCACCGACTGGGAGAGGGTGCGTGGTTTTGAGCGGCTCTGA
- a CDS encoding amino acid permease — MPEGHELLDDDEKHLASLGYTQELHRSWSGFSNFAISFSIISILAGCFTSFGLGWNNGGPAAIAWGWPIISVFILIIGLCMSELVSAYPTSGGIYWWAAKLGGPKAGYYTGWLNLIGLIAILASVAYGSATFLDLTLGTFSESWLAGYSLTRVFWMFLVILIVVALINIFSSHLLAVINNISVWWHVIGAAAVIVILWALPEQHASFSTVFATTVNNTGFFGGSTSGFGFLLFVLPMSAILTQYTITGYDASAHLSEETKSAADGAAKGIWRSIFYSAIGGWILLLTFLFAVQDVDGVTKGGGAVATIFSQAMDSKWVGIVLLISTAGQLFCTTACQTSASRMLFAFSRDRAVPGHQLWAKLSSRRVPANAVIVTAAIAAIITLPALVKVDINGAPVPIAFFAVVSIGVVGLYLCFAVPIYYRWKAGDSFPLGKWNLRGHHKWMAPVALAEIVITSIIAMFPTSLGGAPWDASFEWKYVNYTPLLVGGVLILLYVYWHVSVKNWFTGPVRQIDVTGDELEGVS, encoded by the coding sequence GTGCCAGAGGGTCACGAACTACTCGACGACGACGAAAAGCACCTCGCCAGCCTCGGGTATACGCAGGAGTTGCACCGGTCCTGGTCCGGCTTCAGCAATTTCGCCATCTCGTTCTCGATCATCTCGATCCTGGCCGGCTGTTTCACGTCGTTCGGTCTCGGTTGGAACAACGGTGGTCCGGCGGCGATCGCCTGGGGCTGGCCGATCATCTCGGTCTTCATTCTGATCATCGGACTCTGTATGTCCGAGCTCGTGTCGGCCTACCCGACATCGGGCGGAATCTATTGGTGGGCAGCCAAACTCGGCGGCCCGAAGGCCGGGTACTACACCGGCTGGCTGAACCTGATCGGCCTGATCGCGATCCTGGCGTCGGTGGCCTACGGGTCGGCGACCTTCCTGGATCTGACGCTGGGCACCTTCAGCGAGAGCTGGCTGGCCGGCTACAGCCTCACCCGAGTGTTCTGGATGTTCCTGGTCATCCTGATCGTGGTGGCGCTCATCAACATCTTCTCCAGTCACCTGCTGGCCGTGATCAACAACATCTCGGTGTGGTGGCACGTCATCGGCGCCGCTGCCGTGATCGTGATCCTGTGGGCGCTGCCCGAGCAGCACGCCAGCTTCTCCACGGTGTTCGCAACGACTGTCAACAACACCGGCTTCTTCGGCGGCTCCACCTCGGGCTTCGGCTTCCTGCTGTTCGTGCTGCCGATGTCGGCGATCCTGACCCAGTACACGATCACCGGTTACGACGCATCGGCCCACTTGTCCGAGGAGACCAAGAGCGCCGCCGACGGAGCCGCCAAGGGCATCTGGCGGTCGATCTTCTACTCGGCGATCGGGGGCTGGATCCTGCTGCTGACCTTCCTGTTCGCCGTGCAGGATGTCGACGGCGTCACCAAGGGCGGCGGCGCGGTCGCCACCATCTTCAGCCAGGCGATGGACTCCAAGTGGGTCGGCATCGTGCTGCTGATCTCGACCGCAGGCCAACTGTTCTGCACGACGGCCTGCCAGACCAGCGCATCGCGCATGCTGTTCGCGTTCAGCCGGGACCGGGCGGTGCCCGGCCATCAGCTGTGGGCCAAGCTCAGCAGCAGGAGGGTGCCCGCCAACGCGGTCATCGTGACCGCGGCGATCGCGGCGATCATCACCCTGCCTGCGCTGGTAAAGGTCGACATCAACGGCGCACCGGTGCCGATTGCGTTCTTCGCCGTCGTCTCCATCGGCGTGGTGGGCCTGTACCTGTGCTTCGCGGTGCCGATCTACTACCGCTGGAAGGCCGGCGACTCGTTCCCGCTGGGCAAATGGAATCTTCGGGGGCACCACAAGTGGATGGCACCGGTGGCGCTGGCCGAGATCGTCATCACGTCGATCATCGCGATGTTCCCGACATCGCTCGGCGGCGCGCCGTGGGATGCCAGCTTCGAGTGGAAGTACGTGAACTACACACCACTGCTGGTCGGTGGCGTGCTGATCCTGCTCTATGTCTACTGGCACGTGTCGGTGAAGAACTGGTTCACCGGGCCGGTGCGGCAAATCGATGTCACCGGTGACGAACTGGAGGGGGTTTCCTAG
- a CDS encoding N-acetylglutaminylglutamine amidotransferase, producing MCGAAGEVRLDNQAPDVAAVAAMAETMEPRGPDASGVWSQGRVALGHRRLKIIDLSDAGAQPMVDAELGLTIAWNGCIYNYEALRDELAGHGYRFFSHSDTEVLLKAYHHWGDRFVDRLYGMFAFAITERDSGRVLLGRDRLGIKPLYISEDSHRIRFASSLPALLAGGGVDTRIDPIALHHYLTFHSVVPAPRTILCGVRKLAPGTLLAIEPDGKRREITYWQPDFSRRADRSDWSERDWEDAVLDSLRAAVKRRLVADVPVGCLLSGGVDSSLIVGLLAEAGQHGLSTFSIGFESVGGVKGDEFVYSDIVAERFGTDHHQIRIDTARMLPALQGAIGAMSEPMVSHDCVAFYLLSQEVAKHVKVVQSGQGADEVFAGYHWYPPMAEPDAASVDGSLARYRGAFFDRDHDGVAALLADDRLTGREDPSLSFVAEHFARAGAQTGVDRALRLDTTVMLVDDPVKRVDNMTMAWGLEGRVPFLDHDLVELAATCPPELKTAHGGKGVLKEAARQVIPAEVIDRPKGYFPVPALTHLEGPYLEMVRDALYAPQAKERGLFRPEAVERLLADPNGRLTPLRGNELWQIGLLELWLQQHGITGPAA from the coding sequence ATGTGTGGAGCGGCGGGTGAAGTCCGTCTCGACAATCAGGCCCCCGATGTGGCCGCGGTGGCTGCAATGGCGGAGACGATGGAGCCCCGCGGGCCGGACGCGTCGGGTGTGTGGTCGCAGGGGCGGGTGGCGCTCGGCCATCGCCGGTTGAAGATCATCGACCTGTCCGACGCCGGGGCCCAGCCTATGGTCGACGCCGAACTCGGATTGACCATCGCCTGGAACGGCTGCATCTACAACTACGAAGCCTTGCGCGACGAACTCGCTGGACACGGCTACCGGTTCTTCTCCCACAGCGATACCGAGGTTTTGCTCAAGGCGTACCACCACTGGGGTGACCGGTTCGTCGACCGGCTGTACGGCATGTTCGCCTTCGCGATCACCGAACGAGACAGCGGACGCGTACTGCTCGGCCGTGACCGGCTGGGCATCAAACCGCTGTACATCAGCGAGGATTCCCATCGCATCCGGTTCGCGTCGTCACTGCCCGCCCTGCTGGCCGGTGGCGGCGTCGACACCCGCATCGACCCGATCGCGCTGCACCATTACCTGACCTTCCATTCGGTGGTCCCGGCGCCGCGCACCATCCTGTGCGGGGTCCGCAAGCTCGCCCCCGGCACCCTGCTGGCCATCGAACCCGACGGCAAGCGACGTGAGATCACCTATTGGCAACCGGATTTCAGCCGTCGCGCGGACCGATCCGACTGGAGCGAACGCGATTGGGAGGACGCGGTCCTCGACTCGCTGCGGGCCGCCGTGAAGCGGCGCCTGGTCGCCGACGTGCCCGTCGGCTGCCTGCTCTCGGGAGGGGTGGATTCGAGCCTGATCGTCGGACTGCTCGCCGAAGCCGGCCAGCACGGACTGTCCACCTTCTCGATCGGTTTCGAATCGGTCGGCGGCGTCAAGGGTGACGAGTTCGTCTACTCCGACATCGTGGCCGAGCGGTTCGGCACCGACCACCACCAGATCCGCATCGACACCGCTCGGATGCTGCCCGCTCTGCAGGGCGCGATCGGCGCGATGAGCGAGCCGATGGTCTCCCACGACTGCGTCGCGTTCTACCTGTTGAGCCAGGAAGTCGCCAAGCACGTCAAGGTCGTTCAGTCCGGTCAGGGCGCCGACGAGGTCTTCGCCGGCTACCACTGGTATCCCCCGATGGCCGAGCCGGACGCGGCCAGCGTCGACGGTTCCCTGGCGCGTTACCGCGGAGCGTTCTTCGACCGCGATCACGACGGCGTGGCCGCACTGCTCGCTGACGACCGGCTCACCGGCCGGGAGGATCCCAGCCTGTCGTTCGTCGCGGAGCACTTCGCCCGGGCCGGCGCGCAGACCGGGGTGGACCGCGCGTTGCGACTGGACACCACCGTGATGCTGGTCGATGATCCGGTCAAGCGAGTCGACAACATGACGATGGCCTGGGGGCTGGAGGGCCGGGTGCCCTTCCTCGACCACGATCTGGTGGAGTTGGCGGCGACCTGCCCGCCTGAGCTCAAGACCGCCCACGGCGGCAAGGGCGTGCTCAAAGAGGCTGCCCGCCAAGTTATTCCGGCCGAGGTGATCGACCGACCGAAGGGCTATTTCCCGGTTCCCGCGCTTACCCACCTGGAAGGGCCTTACCTGGAGATGGTCCGCGACGCGTTGTACGCGCCCCAGGCCAAGGAACGCGGCCTGTTCCGGCCCGAGGCGGTCGAGCGGTTGCTTGCCGATCCCAACGGGCGGCTGACCCCGCTGCGCGGCAACGAACTCTGGCAGATCGGGCTCCTCGAGCTATGGCTGCAGCAGCACGGCATCACGGGGCCGGCCGCATGA
- the ngg gene encoding N-acetylglutaminylglutamine synthetase, translating into MSTSSHTEAITMSLHEASPEDLVREMSDDTVLELGWGRLIFGQTFENPDKLAAVLQQEEQGRRDICIYARESHVLVAKSPAELFIDPSHTYRWRLHSDDPEVPIPAGFTVRPLRDQAEADEMNRVYVRCGMVPAPTELIWNNHLHRDAVEYLVAVRDDDGSVVGTVTGVDHKRLFNDPEDGSSLWSLAVDPTASLPGIGASLTRTLAAVFRERGRAYLDLSVAYDNDAAIALYEKLGFQRVPVLAVKRKNAINEPLFTPASETVDDLNPYARIIADEAMRRGIRIEVLDAETGEMRLSYGGRSVVTRESLSEYTSAVAMSRCDDKRLTRRIVSEAGIVVPRGRLATFDHDDHAFLAEVGDVVVKPTRGEQGKGITVGIDSREALDAALTRAREQHPEVLIEQRASGDDLRLVVIDGKVVAAALRKPAEIVGTGTHTVRELIETQSRRRAAATGGESRIPLDDVTEATVAEAGWSFDDVLPESERLRVRKTANLHQGGTIHDVTAIVHPELCRVAVVAADAISIPVTGIDLLVPDVTRDEYVFIEANERPGLANHQPQPTAQAFVDFLFPGQPGLPQAWTPSEATDAPPR; encoded by the coding sequence ATGAGCACCTCGTCGCACACCGAGGCCATCACGATGAGCCTGCACGAGGCCTCACCCGAGGACCTGGTCCGCGAGATGTCCGACGACACCGTCCTTGAATTGGGTTGGGGCCGGCTGATTTTCGGGCAGACCTTCGAGAACCCCGACAAGCTGGCCGCGGTGCTGCAGCAGGAGGAGCAGGGCCGGCGCGACATCTGCATCTACGCCCGCGAATCGCATGTGCTGGTGGCCAAGTCGCCGGCCGAGCTGTTCATCGACCCGAGCCACACCTACCGCTGGCGGCTGCACTCCGACGATCCCGAAGTGCCGATACCGGCCGGATTCACCGTGCGCCCGCTACGCGATCAGGCCGAAGCCGACGAAATGAACCGGGTGTACGTGCGCTGCGGCATGGTGCCCGCCCCCACCGAACTGATCTGGAACAACCACCTGCACCGCGACGCGGTGGAGTATCTCGTCGCGGTGCGCGACGACGACGGCTCGGTGGTCGGCACCGTGACCGGGGTCGACCACAAACGGCTGTTCAACGATCCCGAGGACGGCTCGAGCCTGTGGTCACTGGCGGTCGACCCGACCGCCAGCCTGCCCGGCATCGGCGCATCGCTGACCCGCACGCTGGCCGCCGTGTTCCGTGAGCGCGGCCGCGCCTACCTGGACCTCTCGGTGGCCTATGACAACGACGCCGCGATCGCGCTGTACGAGAAGCTCGGCTTCCAGCGCGTTCCGGTGCTGGCCGTGAAGCGCAAGAACGCGATCAACGAGCCGCTGTTCACCCCGGCGTCCGAGACAGTCGACGATCTGAACCCGTACGCGCGCATCATCGCCGACGAGGCCATGCGCCGCGGAATCCGCATCGAGGTCCTCGACGCCGAAACCGGTGAGATGCGACTGTCTTACGGCGGCCGCAGCGTGGTGACGCGAGAGTCCTTGAGCGAATACACCTCCGCGGTCGCGATGAGCCGCTGCGACGACAAGCGACTGACCCGTCGCATCGTGTCCGAAGCCGGCATCGTCGTGCCGCGGGGCCGCCTGGCCACCTTCGATCACGACGACCACGCCTTCCTGGCCGAGGTCGGTGACGTCGTCGTCAAACCGACCCGGGGCGAGCAGGGTAAGGGCATCACCGTCGGGATCGACAGCCGCGAGGCGCTCGACGCCGCCCTGACCCGCGCCCGTGAACAGCACCCCGAAGTGCTGATCGAACAACGCGCATCCGGCGACGACCTTCGCCTGGTGGTCATCGACGGCAAGGTCGTCGCTGCGGCTCTGCGCAAACCGGCCGAGATCGTCGGCACCGGCACACACACTGTGCGAGAACTCATCGAGACCCAGAGCCGCCGCCGCGCCGCGGCCACCGGTGGTGAATCGCGTATCCCCCTCGACGACGTCACCGAAGCGACTGTCGCCGAGGCCGGTTGGTCCTTCGACGACGTCCTCCCCGAAAGCGAACGGCTGCGGGTGCGCAAGACCGCAAACCTGCACCAGGGCGGCACCATTCACGATGTGACGGCCATCGTGCATCCCGAGCTGTGCCGGGTCGCCGTGGTGGCGGCCGACGCCATCAGTATCCCGGTCACCGGCATCGATCTGCTGGTGCCCGACGTGACACGCGACGAGTATGTGTTCATCGAAGCCAACGAACGGCCCGGGCTGGCCAATCACCAGCCGCAGCCCACCGCACAGGCTTTCGTCGACTTCCTGTTCCCCGGACAGCCGGGTCTACCCCAGGCGTGGACCCCCAGCGAGGCGACGGACGCGCCGCCGCGCTGA
- a CDS encoding alpha/beta hydrolase, giving the protein MPSTMVTVDGFPVPVSVTGPEKGPYVVVLGAAQHAPAAYDGVCQRLHTASVRTVVIGADPRLHPKAVIGILDALDVRWGILVGDRAGAELAWELAATRLDRFTGLVVIDRGHPCVPDHNGVVRDEDCPPVEINTTALVSTPAARALARASQRYVYSDYRLVEFTGRRNAAESTAQLAAEIVLRTSTW; this is encoded by the coding sequence ATGCCTTCGACGATGGTGACTGTCGACGGGTTCCCCGTCCCGGTCAGCGTGACCGGACCGGAGAAGGGCCCCTATGTCGTCGTGCTGGGCGCAGCCCAGCATGCACCGGCTGCCTACGACGGGGTCTGTCAGCGCCTGCACACGGCGTCGGTTCGCACGGTCGTCATCGGCGCCGACCCCCGGCTACATCCCAAAGCGGTCATCGGCATCCTCGACGCCCTCGACGTCCGGTGGGGAATCCTGGTGGGGGATCGCGCGGGCGCCGAGCTCGCGTGGGAACTGGCGGCCACCCGGCTCGATCGATTCACCGGCCTGGTCGTGATCGACCGCGGACATCCGTGCGTCCCCGACCACAACGGAGTGGTCCGCGATGAGGACTGCCCACCGGTGGAGATCAACACGACCGCGCTGGTCAGCACCCCCGCCGCCCGGGCATTGGCCAGGGCCAGTCAGCGCTACGTGTACAGCGACTACCGGTTGGTGGAGTTCACCGGCAGGCGCAATGCCGCCGAGTCCACCGCGCAGCTGGCGGCGGAGATCGTGTTACGCACCAGCACCTGGTGA
- a CDS encoding cobyric acid synthase has product MSAGALLIAGTTSDAGKSMVVAGLCRLLARKGIRVAPFKAQNMSNNSVVALDAHGVGGEIGRAQGMQARAAGLAPSTRFNPVLLKPGSDRTSQLLVRGRPVGTVGAADYIHHRDRLAGVVADELASLRAEFDVVLCEGAGSPAEINLRATDLANMGLARAADLPVVIVGDIDRGGLLAHLFGTVAVLSPEDQALIAGFIVNKFRGDPALLAPGLDQLAELTGRPTYGIVPYSDGLWLDAEDSVSVVAGHVVGIPAPPRGEQRLRVAAIRLPRISNSTDVEALACEPGVLVRWVSEPAELADADVVVIPGSKATVADLGWLRERGLAEAITAYAHSGRPVLGICGGFQMLARRIGDTVETRTGDVEGLGLLDAEIDFAAEKVLRHWESPLSGYEIHHGRVSSCGEDGWFDADGAVQGYLRGAVFGTHWHGLLDNDEFRRGWLTTVAAAAGRTGFEVATDVSVPARRDTQLDLMADLLVAHLDIDALLSLISGGAPVRPTVSTRVHRLP; this is encoded by the coding sequence GTGAGCGCCGGCGCGCTGCTGATCGCCGGCACCACATCGGATGCCGGTAAGTCGATGGTCGTCGCGGGGTTGTGCCGACTGCTGGCGCGCAAGGGAATTCGCGTGGCGCCGTTCAAGGCACAGAACATGAGCAACAACTCGGTGGTCGCCCTGGACGCGCACGGGGTCGGCGGCGAGATCGGCCGGGCCCAGGGTATGCAGGCGCGCGCGGCCGGACTGGCGCCGAGCACCCGGTTCAACCCGGTGCTGCTCAAACCCGGCAGCGACCGCACCTCCCAGTTGCTGGTCAGGGGCCGCCCGGTCGGCACTGTCGGCGCAGCCGACTACATCCACCATCGCGACCGGCTCGCCGGGGTGGTCGCCGACGAACTGGCTTCGCTGCGAGCGGAATTCGACGTCGTGCTGTGCGAAGGTGCGGGATCGCCGGCCGAAATCAATTTGCGGGCAACCGATCTGGCCAATATGGGGTTGGCCCGGGCGGCCGATCTGCCGGTGGTGATCGTCGGCGACATCGACCGCGGCGGTCTGCTGGCTCACCTGTTCGGCACCGTCGCCGTGTTGTCGCCGGAAGACCAGGCGCTGATCGCGGGCTTCATCGTCAACAAGTTCCGCGGGGATCCGGCCCTGCTGGCCCCCGGGCTCGACCAGCTCGCAGAGCTCACCGGCCGGCCCACCTACGGCATCGTGCCCTACAGCGACGGGCTCTGGCTCGACGCCGAGGATTCGGTGTCGGTGGTGGCCGGGCATGTGGTCGGTATCCCGGCTCCGCCGCGCGGTGAGCAGCGGTTACGCGTCGCTGCGATCCGGCTGCCGCGCATCTCCAATTCCACCGACGTCGAGGCGCTGGCCTGCGAACCGGGCGTGTTGGTCCGGTGGGTCAGCGAGCCTGCGGAACTGGCCGACGCCGACGTCGTCGTGATCCCCGGCAGCAAGGCGACCGTCGCCGACCTCGGCTGGCTGCGCGAGCGGGGCCTGGCCGAAGCGATCACCGCCTATGCGCACTCCGGTCGCCCGGTGCTGGGCATCTGTGGCGGTTTTCAGATGCTGGCACGGCGCATCGGTGACACCGTCGAAACCCGGACGGGTGATGTCGAGGGATTGGGACTGCTCGATGCCGAGATCGACTTCGCCGCCGAGAAGGTGCTGCGGCACTGGGAGAGTCCGTTGAGCGGCTACGAAATCCACCACGGTCGGGTATCCAGCTGTGGCGAGGACGGCTGGTTCGACGCCGACGGCGCCGTCCAGGGCTACCTGCGAGGCGCGGTGTTCGGCACCCATTGGCACGGCTTGCTGGACAATGACGAGTTCCGGCGCGGGTGGCTCACCACGGTCGCGGCGGCCGCGGGCCGGACCGGTTTCGAGGTTGCGACCGATGTCAGCGTGCCGGCCCGACGGGATACCCAGCTCGATCTGATGGCCGATCTGCTGGTCGCCCACCTCGACATCGATGCCCTGTTGTCGCTGATCAGCGGTGGTGCACCGGTGCGTCCGACGGTGAGCACCCGCGTGCATCGCCTACCCTGA